From the Actinomycetota bacterium genome, one window contains:
- a CDS encoding GerMN domain-containing protein has product MPRKPFAVIAAAVLLLLVCGVAYAQEQQPTPEPAQGQFGPEVTQPGGETAPPGHVYFFRDGELAQVEREITGGGQMVEFAILELLKGPTEEEKAAGYVTFIPEGTKLQYTTIKQDRSEFSLNLSHELMQLAGDTEASRKAMVQIVRTVQDVSGIQNVGVTVAGDGAGGQPRDAYEALGLSRSEITGTSGGEEKGGGGARTGLILGMVFGSLGALLLIAGAALVWKKRRGAGEGRR; this is encoded by the coding sequence ATGCCCAGGAAGCCGTTCGCCGTCATCGCCGCCGCGGTGCTTCTCCTCCTGGTATGCGGCGTGGCGTATGCACAGGAACAGCAGCCGACACCGGAGCCTGCCCAGGGGCAGTTCGGGCCCGAGGTCACCCAGCCCGGCGGGGAGACCGCCCCTCCCGGGCACGTATATTTCTTCCGGGACGGCGAGCTGGCCCAGGTGGAGCGCGAGATCACCGGAGGAGGCCAGATGGTGGAGTTCGCCATCCTCGAGCTCCTCAAAGGCCCCACGGAAGAGGAAAAGGCCGCCGGATACGTGACCTTTATCCCCGAGGGCACCAAGCTCCAGTACACCACCATCAAGCAGGACCGCAGCGAGTTCAGCCTCAACCTCTCGCATGAGCTGATGCAGCTGGCGGGGGACACGGAGGCCTCCCGGAAGGCGATGGTGCAGATCGTGCGGACGGTGCAGGACGTATCGGGGATCCAGAACGTGGGAGTCACGGTGGCGGGGGATGGCGCGGGCGGGCAGCCCCGGGACGCTTATGAGGCCTTGGGGCTCTCCCGGTCGGAGATCACGGGAACAAGCGGCGGAGAGGAGAAAGGTGGCGGGGGCGCCAGGACGGGCTTGATACTTGGTATGGTCTTCGGTTCCCTGGGAGCCCTGCTCCTCATCGCAGGCGCTGCCCTGGTATGGAAGAAACGGCGCGGAGCGGGGGAAGGGCGCCGGTAA